One part of the Pelodiscus sinensis isolate JC-2024 unplaced genomic scaffold, ASM4963464v1 ctg70, whole genome shotgun sequence genome encodes these proteins:
- the LOC142825997 gene encoding uncharacterized protein LOC142825997 isoform X1 yields MKSVRRIRFQISKLSTVPIGGLLCRARSAFHSGHAVGRGHVTGGNSHTQGGTRVFWKRRFAFVVRALTATIVFHFRRKRSPSARREDFATSKEEFGASLPVRKMKSLRRIRFQISKLSTVPIGGFLCRARSAFHSGHAVGRGHVTGGNSHRQGGTRVFWKRRFAFVVRALTATIVFHFRRKRSPSARREDFATSKEEFGASLPVRKMKSLRRIRFQISKLSTVPIGGFLCRARSAFHSGHAVGRGHVTGGNSHRQGGTRVFWKRRFAFVVRALTATIVFHFRRKRSPSARREDFATTGEEFGVSLPVRKMKSVRRIRFQISKLSTVPIGGLLCRARSAFHSGHAVGRGHVTGGNSHTQGGTRVFWKRRFAFVVRALTATIVFHFRRKRSPSARREDFATSKEEFGASLPVRKMKSLRRIRFQISKLSTVPIGGFLCRARSAFHSGHAVGQGHVTGGNSHRQGGTRVFWKRRFAFVVRALTATIVFHFRRKRSPSARREDFATSKEEFGASLPVWKICFQVLKKRSPSARREDFATSKEEFGASLPVRKMKSLRSIRFQISKLSTVPIGGFLCRARSAFHSGHAVRWWHVTGGNSHMQGGTRVFWKRRFAFVVRALTATIVFHFRRKRSPSARREDFATSKEEFGASLPVWKICFQVLKLSTALDRGFCFCICISLGACHRGSLPVLDCRDPFPKPRRFVFCRTRLNRDDCFSFL; encoded by the exons ATGAAGAGTGTGCGTAGGATTCGCTTTCAGATTtccaagttaagtacggtcccgatcGGGGGTCTTCTTTGTCGCGCGCGCTCCGCGTTTCACTCGGGACACGCGGTTGGCCGGGGGCACGTCACTGGGGGAAATTCACATACGCAAGGTGGCACGCGTGTGTTTTGGAAGCGAAGGTTTGCGTTTGTCGTACGTGCCTTAACCGCGacgattgtttttcatttccgtaGGAAGCGTTCCCCGTCGGCGCGACGTGAAGATTTCGCCACGAGCAAAGAAGAGTTTGGCGCGTCTTTGCCGGTTCGGAAGATGAAGAGTCTGCGTAGGATTCGCTTTCAGATTtccaagttaagtacggtcccgatcGGGGGTTTTCTTTGTCGCGCGCGCTCCGCGTTTCACTCGGGACACGCGGTTGGCCGGGGGCACGTCACTGGGGGAAATTCACATAGGCAAGGTGGCACGCGTGTGTTTTGGAAGCGAAGGTTTGCGTTTGTCGTACGTGCCTTAACCGCGacgattgtttttcatttccgtaGGAAGCGTTCCCCGTCGGCGCGACGTGAAGATTTCGCCACGAGCAAAGAAGAGTTTGGCGCGTCTTTGCCGGTTCGGAAGATGAAGAGTCTGCGTAGGATTCGCTTTCAGATTtccaagttaagtacggtcccgatcGGGGGTTTTCTTTGTCGCGCGCGCTCCGCGTTTCACTCGGGACACGCGGTTGGCCGGGGGCACGTCACTGGGGGAAATTCACATAGGCAAGGTGGCACGCGTGTGTTTTGGAAGCGAAGGTTTGCGTTTGTCGTACGCGCCTTAACCGCGacgattgtttttcatttccgtaGGAAGCGTTCCCCGTCGGCGCGACGTGAAGATTTCGCCACGACCGGAGAAGAGTTTGGCGTGTCATTGCCGGTTCGGAAGATGAAGAGTGTGCGTAGGATTCGCTTTCAGATTtccaagttaagtacggtcccgatcGGGGGTCTTCTTTGTCGTGCGCGCTCCGCGTTTCACTCGGGACACGCGGTTGGCCGGGGGCACGTCACTGGGGGAAATTCACATACGCAAGGTGGCACGCGTGTGTTTTGGAAGCGAAGGTTTGCGTTTGTCGTACGTGCCTTAACCGCGacgattgtttttcatttccgtaGGAAGCGTTCCCCGTCGGCGCGACGTGAAGATTTCGCCACGAGCAAAGAAGAGTTTGGCGCGTCTTTGCCGGTTCGGAAGATGAAGAGTCTGCGTAGGATTCGCTTTCAGATTtccaagttaagtacggtcccgatcGGGGGTTTTCTTTGTCGCGCGCGCTCCGCGTTTCACTCGGGACACGCGGTTGGCCAGGGGCACGTCACTGGGGGAAATTCACATAGGCAAGGTGGCACGCGTGTGTTTTGGAAGCGAAGGTTTGCGTTTGTCGTACGCGCCTTAACCGCGacgattgtttttcatttccgtaGGAAGCGTTCCCCGTCGGCGCGACGTGAAGATTTCGCCACGAGCAAAGAAGAGTTTGGcgcgtctttgccggtttggaagatttgctttcaggttctcaa GAAGCGTTCCCCGTCGGCGCGACGTGAAGATTTCGCCACGAGCAAAGAAGAGTTTGGCGCGTCTTTGCCGGTTCGGAAGATGAAGAGTCTGCGTAGCATTCGCTTTCAGATTtccaagttaagtacggtcccgatcGGGGGTTTTCTTTGTCGCGCGCGCTCCGCGTTTCACTCGGGACACGCGGTTCGCTGGTGGCACGTCACTGGGGGAAATTCACATATGCAAGGTGGCACGCGTGTGTTTTGGAAGCGAAGGTTTGCGTTTGTCGTACGCGCCTTAACCGCGacgattgtttttcatttccgtaGGAAGCGTTCCCCGTCGGCGCGACGTGAAGATTTTGCCACGAGCAAAGAAGAGTTTGGcgcgtctttgccggtttggaagatttgctttcaggttctcaagttaagtacagccctcgatcgagggttttgtttttgtatttgtatttcacTGGGTGCGTGTCACCGGGGAAGTTTACCTGTGCTAGATTGTAGAGATCCTTTTCCCAAGCCGAGGCGGTTTGTGTTTTGTCGTACGCGCCTTAACCGCGAcgattgtttttcatttctgtaG
- the LOC142825997 gene encoding uncharacterized protein LOC142825997 isoform X3, with product MKSVRRIRFQISKLSTVPIGGLLCRARSAFHSGHAVGRGHVTGGNSHTQGGTRVFWKRRFAFVVRALTATIVFHFRRKRSPSARREDFATSKEEFGASLPVRKMKSLRRIRFQISKLSTVPIGGFLCRARSAFHSGHAVGRGHVTGGNSHRQGGTRVFWKRRFAFVVRALTATIVFHFRRKRSPSARREDFATSKEEFGASLPVRKMKSLRRIRFQISKLSTVPIGGFLCRARSAFHSGHAVGRGHVTGGNSHRQGGTRVFWKRRFAFVVRALTATIVFHFRRKRSPSARREDFATTGEEFGVSLPVRKMKSVRRIRFQISKLSTVPIGGLLCRARSAFHSGHAVGRGHVTGGNSHTQGGTRVFWKRRFAFVVRALTATIVFHFRRKRSPSARREDFATSKEEFGASLPVRKMKSLRRIRFQISKKRSPSARREDFATSKEEFGASLPVWKICFQVLKKRSPSARREDFATSKEEFGASLPVRKMKSLRSIRFQISKLSTVPIGGFLCRARSAFHSGHAVRWWHVTGGNSHMQGGTRVFWKRRFAFVVRALTATIVFHFRRKRSPSARREDFATSKEEFGASLPVWKICFQVLKLSTALDRGFCFCICISLGACHRGSLPVLDCRDPFPKPRRFVFCRTRLNRDDCFSFL from the exons ATGAAGAGTGTGCGTAGGATTCGCTTTCAGATTtccaagttaagtacggtcccgatcGGGGGTCTTCTTTGTCGCGCGCGCTCCGCGTTTCACTCGGGACACGCGGTTGGCCGGGGGCACGTCACTGGGGGAAATTCACATACGCAAGGTGGCACGCGTGTGTTTTGGAAGCGAAGGTTTGCGTTTGTCGTACGTGCCTTAACCGCGacgattgtttttcatttccgtaGGAAGCGTTCCCCGTCGGCGCGACGTGAAGATTTCGCCACGAGCAAAGAAGAGTTTGGCGCGTCTTTGCCGGTTCGGAAGATGAAGAGTCTGCGTAGGATTCGCTTTCAGATTtccaagttaagtacggtcccgatcGGGGGTTTTCTTTGTCGCGCGCGCTCCGCGTTTCACTCGGGACACGCGGTTGGCCGGGGGCACGTCACTGGGGGAAATTCACATAGGCAAGGTGGCACGCGTGTGTTTTGGAAGCGAAGGTTTGCGTTTGTCGTACGTGCCTTAACCGCGacgattgtttttcatttccgtaGGAAGCGTTCCCCGTCGGCGCGACGTGAAGATTTCGCCACGAGCAAAGAAGAGTTTGGCGCGTCTTTGCCGGTTCGGAAGATGAAGAGTCTGCGTAGGATTCGCTTTCAGATTtccaagttaagtacggtcccgatcGGGGGTTTTCTTTGTCGCGCGCGCTCCGCGTTTCACTCGGGACACGCGGTTGGCCGGGGGCACGTCACTGGGGGAAATTCACATAGGCAAGGTGGCACGCGTGTGTTTTGGAAGCGAAGGTTTGCGTTTGTCGTACGCGCCTTAACCGCGacgattgtttttcatttccgtaGGAAGCGTTCCCCGTCGGCGCGACGTGAAGATTTCGCCACGACCGGAGAAGAGTTTGGCGTGTCATTGCCGGTTCGGAAGATGAAGAGTGTGCGTAGGATTCGCTTTCAGATTtccaagttaagtacggtcccgatcGGGGGTCTTCTTTGTCGTGCGCGCTCCGCGTTTCACTCGGGACACGCGGTTGGCCGGGGGCACGTCACTGGGGGAAATTCACATACGCAAGGTGGCACGCGTGTGTTTTGGAAGCGAAGGTTTGCGTTTGTCGTACGTGCCTTAACCGCGacgattgtttttcatttccgtaGGAAGCGTTCCCCGTCGGCGCGACGTGAAGATTTCGCCACGAGCAAAGAAGAGTTTGGCGCGTCTTTGCCGGTTCGGAAGATGAAGAGTCTGCGTAGGATTCGCTTTCAGATTtccaa GAAGCGTTCCCCGTCGGCGCGACGTGAAGATTTCGCCACGAGCAAAGAAGAGTTTGGcgcgtctttgccggtttggaagatttgctttcaggttctcaa GAAGCGTTCCCCGTCGGCGCGACGTGAAGATTTCGCCACGAGCAAAGAAGAGTTTGGCGCGTCTTTGCCGGTTCGGAAGATGAAGAGTCTGCGTAGCATTCGCTTTCAGATTtccaagttaagtacggtcccgatcGGGGGTTTTCTTTGTCGCGCGCGCTCCGCGTTTCACTCGGGACACGCGGTTCGCTGGTGGCACGTCACTGGGGGAAATTCACATATGCAAGGTGGCACGCGTGTGTTTTGGAAGCGAAGGTTTGCGTTTGTCGTACGCGCCTTAACCGCGacgattgtttttcatttccgtaGGAAGCGTTCCCCGTCGGCGCGACGTGAAGATTTTGCCACGAGCAAAGAAGAGTTTGGcgcgtctttgccggtttggaagatttgctttcaggttctcaagttaagtacagccctcgatcgagggttttgtttttgtatttgtatttcacTGGGTGCGTGTCACCGGGGAAGTTTACCTGTGCTAGATTGTAGAGATCCTTTTCCCAAGCCGAGGCGGTTTGTGTTTTGTCGTACGCGCCTTAACCGCGAcgattgtttttcatttctgtaG
- the LOC142825997 gene encoding uncharacterized protein LOC142825997 isoform X2, translated as MKSVRRIRFQISKLSTVPIGGLLCRARSAFHSGHAVGRGHVTGGNSHTQGGTRVFWKRRFAFVVRALTATIVFHFRRKRSPSARREDFATSKEEFGASLPVRKMKSLRRIRFQISKLSTVPIGGFLCRARSAFHSGHAVGRGHVTGGNSHRQGGTRVFWKRRFAFVVRALTATIVFHFRRKRSPSARREDFATSKEEFGASLPVRKMKSLRRIRFQISKLSTVPIGGFLCRARSAFHSGHAVGRGHVTGGNSHRQGGTRVFWKRRFAFVVRALTATIVFHFRRKRSPSARREDFATTGEEFGVSLPVRKMKSVRRIRFQISKLSTVPIGGLLCRARSAFHSGHAVGRGHVTGGNSHTQGGTRVFWKRRFAFVVRALTATIVFHFRRKRSPSARREDFATSKEEFGASLPVRKMKSLRRIRFQISKLSTVPIGGFLCRARSAFHSGHAVGQGHVTGGNSHRQGGTRVFWKRRFAFVVRALTATIVFHFRRKRSPSARREDFATSKEEFGASLPVWKICFQVLKKRSPSARREDFATSKEEFGASLPVRKMKSLRSIRFQISKKRSPSARREDFATSKEEFGASLPVWKICFQVLKLSTALDRGFCFCICISLGACHRGSLPVLDCRDPFPKPRRFVFCRTRLNRDDCFSFL; from the exons ATGAAGAGTGTGCGTAGGATTCGCTTTCAGATTtccaagttaagtacggtcccgatcGGGGGTCTTCTTTGTCGCGCGCGCTCCGCGTTTCACTCGGGACACGCGGTTGGCCGGGGGCACGTCACTGGGGGAAATTCACATACGCAAGGTGGCACGCGTGTGTTTTGGAAGCGAAGGTTTGCGTTTGTCGTACGTGCCTTAACCGCGacgattgtttttcatttccgtaGGAAGCGTTCCCCGTCGGCGCGACGTGAAGATTTCGCCACGAGCAAAGAAGAGTTTGGCGCGTCTTTGCCGGTTCGGAAGATGAAGAGTCTGCGTAGGATTCGCTTTCAGATTtccaagttaagtacggtcccgatcGGGGGTTTTCTTTGTCGCGCGCGCTCCGCGTTTCACTCGGGACACGCGGTTGGCCGGGGGCACGTCACTGGGGGAAATTCACATAGGCAAGGTGGCACGCGTGTGTTTTGGAAGCGAAGGTTTGCGTTTGTCGTACGTGCCTTAACCGCGacgattgtttttcatttccgtaGGAAGCGTTCCCCGTCGGCGCGACGTGAAGATTTCGCCACGAGCAAAGAAGAGTTTGGCGCGTCTTTGCCGGTTCGGAAGATGAAGAGTCTGCGTAGGATTCGCTTTCAGATTtccaagttaagtacggtcccgatcGGGGGTTTTCTTTGTCGCGCGCGCTCCGCGTTTCACTCGGGACACGCGGTTGGCCGGGGGCACGTCACTGGGGGAAATTCACATAGGCAAGGTGGCACGCGTGTGTTTTGGAAGCGAAGGTTTGCGTTTGTCGTACGCGCCTTAACCGCGacgattgtttttcatttccgtaGGAAGCGTTCCCCGTCGGCGCGACGTGAAGATTTCGCCACGACCGGAGAAGAGTTTGGCGTGTCATTGCCGGTTCGGAAGATGAAGAGTGTGCGTAGGATTCGCTTTCAGATTtccaagttaagtacggtcccgatcGGGGGTCTTCTTTGTCGTGCGCGCTCCGCGTTTCACTCGGGACACGCGGTTGGCCGGGGGCACGTCACTGGGGGAAATTCACATACGCAAGGTGGCACGCGTGTGTTTTGGAAGCGAAGGTTTGCGTTTGTCGTACGTGCCTTAACCGCGacgattgtttttcatttccgtaGGAAGCGTTCCCCGTCGGCGCGACGTGAAGATTTCGCCACGAGCAAAGAAGAGTTTGGCGCGTCTTTGCCGGTTCGGAAGATGAAGAGTCTGCGTAGGATTCGCTTTCAGATTtccaagttaagtacggtcccgatcGGGGGTTTTCTTTGTCGCGCGCGCTCCGCGTTTCACTCGGGACACGCGGTTGGCCAGGGGCACGTCACTGGGGGAAATTCACATAGGCAAGGTGGCACGCGTGTGTTTTGGAAGCGAAGGTTTGCGTTTGTCGTACGCGCCTTAACCGCGacgattgtttttcatttccgtaGGAAGCGTTCCCCGTCGGCGCGACGTGAAGATTTCGCCACGAGCAAAGAAGAGTTTGGcgcgtctttgccggtttggaagatttgctttcaggttctcaa GAAGCGTTCCCCGTCGGCGCGACGTGAAGATTTCGCCACGAGCAAAGAAGAGTTTGGCGCGTCTTTGCCGGTTCGGAAGATGAAGAGTCTGCGTAGCATTCGCTTTCAGATTtccaa GAAGCGTTCCCCGTCGGCGCGACGTGAAGATTTTGCCACGAGCAAAGAAGAGTTTGGcgcgtctttgccggtttggaagatttgctttcaggttctcaagttaagtacagccctcgatcgagggttttgtttttgtatttgtatttcacTGGGTGCGTGTCACCGGGGAAGTTTACCTGTGCTAGATTGTAGAGATCCTTTTCCCAAGCCGAGGCGGTTTGTGTTTTGTCGTACGCGCCTTAACCGCGAcgattgtttttcatttctgtaG
- the LOC142825997 gene encoding uncharacterized protein LOC142825997 isoform X4, whose translation MKSVRRIRFQISKKRSPSARREDFATSKEEFGASLPVRKMKSLRRIRFQISKLSTVPIGGFLCRARSAFHSGHAVGRGHVTGGNSHRQGGTRVFWKRRFAFVVRALTATIVFHFRRKRSPSARREDFATSKEEFGASLPVRKMKSLRRIRFQISKLSTVPIGGFLCRARSAFHSGHAVGRGHVTGGNSHRQGGTRVFWKRRFAFVVRALTATIVFHFRRKRSPSARREDFATTGEEFGVSLPVRKMKSVRRIRFQISKLSTVPIGGLLCRARSAFHSGHAVGRGHVTGGNSHTQGGTRVFWKRRFAFVVRALTATIVFHFRRKRSPSARREDFATSKEEFGASLPVRKMKSLRRIRFQISKLSTVPIGGFLCRARSAFHSGHAVGQGHVTGGNSHRQGGTRVFWKRRFAFVVRALTATIVFHFRRKRSPSARREDFATSKEEFGASLPVWKICFQVLKKRSPSARREDFATSKEEFGASLPVRKMKSLRSIRFQISKLSTVPIGGFLCRARSAFHSGHAVRWWHVTGGNSHMQGGTRVFWKRRFAFVVRALTATIVFHFRRKRSPSARREDFATSKEEFGASLPVWKICFQVLKLSTALDRGFCFCICISLGACHRGSLPVLDCRDPFPKPRRFVFCRTRLNRDDCFSFL comes from the exons ATGAAGAGTGTGCGTAGGATTCGCTTTCAGATTtccaa GAAGCGTTCCCCGTCGGCGCGACGTGAAGATTTCGCCACGAGCAAAGAAGAGTTTGGCGCGTCTTTGCCGGTTCGGAAGATGAAGAGTCTGCGTAGGATTCGCTTTCAGATTtccaagttaagtacggtcccgatcGGGGGTTTTCTTTGTCGCGCGCGCTCCGCGTTTCACTCGGGACACGCGGTTGGCCGGGGGCACGTCACTGGGGGAAATTCACATAGGCAAGGTGGCACGCGTGTGTTTTGGAAGCGAAGGTTTGCGTTTGTCGTACGTGCCTTAACCGCGacgattgtttttcatttccgtaGGAAGCGTTCCCCGTCGGCGCGACGTGAAGATTTCGCCACGAGCAAAGAAGAGTTTGGCGCGTCTTTGCCGGTTCGGAAGATGAAGAGTCTGCGTAGGATTCGCTTTCAGATTtccaagttaagtacggtcccgatcGGGGGTTTTCTTTGTCGCGCGCGCTCCGCGTTTCACTCGGGACACGCGGTTGGCCGGGGGCACGTCACTGGGGGAAATTCACATAGGCAAGGTGGCACGCGTGTGTTTTGGAAGCGAAGGTTTGCGTTTGTCGTACGCGCCTTAACCGCGacgattgtttttcatttccgtaGGAAGCGTTCCCCGTCGGCGCGACGTGAAGATTTCGCCACGACCGGAGAAGAGTTTGGCGTGTCATTGCCGGTTCGGAAGATGAAGAGTGTGCGTAGGATTCGCTTTCAGATTtccaagttaagtacggtcccgatcGGGGGTCTTCTTTGTCGTGCGCGCTCCGCGTTTCACTCGGGACACGCGGTTGGCCGGGGGCACGTCACTGGGGGAAATTCACATACGCAAGGTGGCACGCGTGTGTTTTGGAAGCGAAGGTTTGCGTTTGTCGTACGTGCCTTAACCGCGacgattgtttttcatttccgtaGGAAGCGTTCCCCGTCGGCGCGACGTGAAGATTTCGCCACGAGCAAAGAAGAGTTTGGCGCGTCTTTGCCGGTTCGGAAGATGAAGAGTCTGCGTAGGATTCGCTTTCAGATTtccaagttaagtacggtcccgatcGGGGGTTTTCTTTGTCGCGCGCGCTCCGCGTTTCACTCGGGACACGCGGTTGGCCAGGGGCACGTCACTGGGGGAAATTCACATAGGCAAGGTGGCACGCGTGTGTTTTGGAAGCGAAGGTTTGCGTTTGTCGTACGCGCCTTAACCGCGacgattgtttttcatttccgtaGGAAGCGTTCCCCGTCGGCGCGACGTGAAGATTTCGCCACGAGCAAAGAAGAGTTTGGcgcgtctttgccggtttggaagatttgctttcaggttctcaa GAAGCGTTCCCCGTCGGCGCGACGTGAAGATTTCGCCACGAGCAAAGAAGAGTTTGGCGCGTCTTTGCCGGTTCGGAAGATGAAGAGTCTGCGTAGCATTCGCTTTCAGATTtccaagttaagtacggtcccgatcGGGGGTTTTCTTTGTCGCGCGCGCTCCGCGTTTCACTCGGGACACGCGGTTCGCTGGTGGCACGTCACTGGGGGAAATTCACATATGCAAGGTGGCACGCGTGTGTTTTGGAAGCGAAGGTTTGCGTTTGTCGTACGCGCCTTAACCGCGacgattgtttttcatttccgtaGGAAGCGTTCCCCGTCGGCGCGACGTGAAGATTTTGCCACGAGCAAAGAAGAGTTTGGcgcgtctttgccggtttggaagatttgctttcaggttctcaagttaagtacagccctcgatcgagggttttgtttttgtatttgtatttcacTGGGTGCGTGTCACCGGGGAAGTTTACCTGTGCTAGATTGTAGAGATCCTTTTCCCAAGCCGAGGCGGTTTGTGTTTTGTCGTACGCGCCTTAACCGCGAcgattgtttttcatttctgtaG